The Clostridia bacterium genomic sequence TCCCGCACCAGCCGCTCCAGGCGAAAGAGGTTGAGCCGGCCGTCCGAATAGGCCAGTATACTGGTTCCGACCTTCACTACCAGCCGCTTAGCCTTGCTCAGCTGCTCGGTCATGGTCCCTTAGCCAGGCGGCCAAACGATAGATTAAGGGCCTCACTCCCTCGCCTGTGGCCGCCGAAAGAGGAAAGATTTCGTAGCGGTCCCCCACCGCCTGCTGCAAGCGGCGGAGGTTATCCCCGGCCCCCGGCAGGTCGATCTTGTTGGCGGCGATCAGCCGCGGCCGGCGGGCCAGCTGCGGGTTGTAAAGGGCCAGCTCCCGGTCCACGGTGGCGAAAGCCTCCTCCGGCCGGAGGCCGGCGTCGCTTCCCACGTCGACTACCTGTACCAGAATGCGGGTGCGCTCTACGTGCCGTAAAAACTCGTGCCCCAGGCCGGCGCCGGCATGGGCCCCGGCGATCAGCCCGGGAATGTCGGCCATCACGAAGCTCTCACCCTCTTCCACCCCCACCAGTCCGAGGTGGGGCTGCAGGGTGGTGAAAGGATAGTCGGCTATCCTGGGCCGGGCGTTGGATACGGCGGCCAGCAAGGTGGACTTGCCGGCGTTGGGCAGCCCCACCAGGCCCACATCGGCCAGGAGCTTCAACTCCAGCTCCAGCCACCGTTCTTCCCCGGGCCGGCCCGGTTCCGCCCGCCGTGGGGCCGGGTCCTTGGGCGTGGCCAGCCGGGCGTTTCCGCGCCCGCCCTTGCCTCCCCGGGCCACCAGCACGGTCTGGCCCGGCGCGGTCAGATCGGCCAGGACCTCGCCGGTTCGGGCATCCCTGACCACCGTGCCCACCGGCACCCGCAGGTGGAGATCCTCGCCGTTTCGTCCCCGCTGCTCCTTGCCCCGACCGTGTTCCCCGCGGCCCGCCCGGTAATGGGCCTTATACTTGAAATCCACCAGGGTGCGCAGGCCGGCTTCGGCTGCCAGATAGACGCTCCCGCCGTCCCCGCCGTCCCCGCCGCTGGGCCCGCCCCGGGGCACGTACTTCTCGCGTCGAAAGGCCACCACGCCGTTGCCGCCGTCGCCGGCCTTGACCACTATCTTGGCCAGGTCGTAAAACACGTCTTTTCCTCACCTGCCGCCCGGCGGCCCGATCGCCCTGCCGCCCGCTCCCCCGCTCCTGCCGGGCGCGGAACCGCAGACCTCAGACAGCCGGAGAAGCCGGCCCTGCCGGGGCGGGGGAAGGCTCTAGGCCGGTGTGGGGAAGGACAGCTCCAGCTTCCAGGCGCCGGGTCCCTCCAGCCATCTCAGCTCGGCCCCGCTGGCCCTTATCCGGCCCCGGAGCTCCCCCAGCAGCTCCCGGTCCGGACGGCCGCCCGGCCCGTACACCTCCCAGGTCAGCCGCAGCCGCCGCTCCCCCGCCTCCAGGCGGATTATCAAGAGCTCCTCCTGATCGGGCCGTAGGGCCGCTATCACCCGCTCTCCCACGGCGCGCACCACGCCGACCAGCTTATCCTCGTCCACCTCGGCCTCGAACCCTTCGGCGTCCAGCGCGAATCGCACCTCGGAATGCCGCCCTTCGGCCTCCATCTCCAGACGCAGCAAGGCCAGGGCCAGCCGGGGGTGCCT encodes the following:
- a CDS encoding Spo0B domain-containing protein yields the protein MQDGLAATDAAAGLELLRRQRHDFLNHLQVMSGLLQLGRVDQALAYLRRVAKEVEDRGALLRLRHPRLALALLRLEMEAEGRHSEVRFALDAEGFEAEVDEDKLVGVVRAVGERVIAALRPDQEELLIIRLEAGERRLRLTWEVYGPGGRPDRELLGELRGRIRASGAELRWLEGPGAWKLELSFPTPA